Genomic window (Bacteroides sp.):
TGAGCTGGATGCCCTCCTATGGCCCTGAAATGCGAGGTGGTACCGCAAACTGTACTGCCATCATCAGCGATGACTCAATTAGCTCACCCGTGCTTAATGCATTCGATACCGCCATTGTATTGAACCAGCCGTCAATGGATAAATTTGAGGACTCCGTTAAGCCTGGAGGACTGCTTATATACGAGCGTAACGGGATGACCCGCAAGCCACGCCGCAAGGATATCAATGTCTGGGCAATCGGTGCCTATGATGAGTCATTGAAGATGAACAACGTGAAGGTGTTTAACATGATTGTACTGGGCGGATTTCTCAAAATTAAGCCCATTATCGAAATGGAAAATGTTATCAAAGGGCTGAAAAAAGTCTTGCCCGAACGGTATCATCACCTGATCCCCCTCAATGAAGAGGCCATCAAGCGCGGGATGGACATTATTTCACACGAAAATAAAGTATAATATTGCCAAGGTTGATTAATTTTGGGGAGTCCGGTTTGCCGGGCTCCCTTTTTTTACCTTATGGAAATACCTGTAAGAATTGTAGAAATTGATCAATTGGGTTATCATCTGCTTATTGAAGGCCGAGTGAATGATCTCAAGGCCAATGTCCTGATCGACACCGGAGCTTCGCGGACGGTGATCGACCTGAACCGCCTGAATCATTTTTTTAAAGACCCCCTTACGCGCGAATACGATAAGTCGTGTGCCGGTTTGGGTAGCGGTCAGATCACATCCTATGTGACCGTGCTCCATAGCCTGCAATTGGGCCATAAAGTCATGAAGGATGTTGAAATTGTTGCCATCGACCTGGCTTCCATCAATACGAATTATGCCATTTACGATCTTCCTCGTATAGATATGGTACTGGGCAGTGATTTGTTGCTGAAAATGGACGCCTGCATCGATTACAGGGCAAGGAAACTAAGCCTTCGAACCTGAGCCCCTATCGGACAATGAATTGGGAAAGGTTTTTTTTCGATAAACAAAAAATTAACATAACTTTGCGGTCGGTTTTTTAACAGGCCCGGAATGAGCGAATTATCCTGTATTTTACAGGTTTACGGACAGACTGGGAATAAATTTTTTATTGCCTCTGCATGCGTGCATTGGTAAAAAGCATTACTTATTCTATATTTGCACCCTCAAAAAAACAATTAAAGTCTTAAAACATGCAAAATAAAGGTTTGATACGGTTTTTTGCCATTGCCCTGGCTTTGGTATGTCTTTACCAGCTGTCGTTCAGCTTTATTACCAGGAAAGTGGAACGCGACGCCACTAACTATGCACAGCAAGAGCGTTTTGTAAATCAGGCCCAGGAATTGGCCGGTGGCGATGAGATCATGTTCGGTTATCTTCGCGATTCCATTACCCGTTCGCAGGAGCGCTTTTACCTGGACTCCATGATGAACGAGACGGTTTACAACATTGGTGTTGTAAAATATGATTACCGTGAGGTTAAAGAACGTGAGCTGAACCTGGGTCTTGACCTGAAAGGTGGGATGAACGTTACCCTGGAAATTTCGGTTTCTGATATTGTCAACGCTTTGTCCGGTTACAGCGCCGATGTCACCTTCCAAATGGCAATGGAAAAGGCGAAGGAAGCCCAGCGCACCAGCCGGGAAGATTTTGTCAGCCTCTTTGGAAGGGCTTTTGAGGAAACAGACCCCAACGCCAGCCTGGCAGCCATTTTCAGTACCGTAGAAATGCGCGACCGAATTGGTTTTAACTCAACCAATGAAGAGGTTCTGAATGTGCTGCGTACCGAGGTGGAAGCTGCTGTTGACCGTTCTTTTCAAATCCTTCGCACCCGTATCGACCGTTTTGGCGTGGCCCAGCCAAATATCCAAAAGTTGCAGACCTCCGGCCGTATCCTGGTGGAACTGCCCGGTATAAAGGAACCCGAACGGGTTCGCCGCCTGCTGCAGGGAACAGCCCGTCTGGAATTTTGGGAAACCTATGAATTCTCTGAAGTATATCAGTATTTTATGGATGCCAACGAGCGCCTGAGAGGAACCGAAGCTGAAGATACCCTTCAAACCGAAGAAACCGTTGTGGAAACTGCTCCCGTGGAAGAACCGGGATCTGCCCTTGAATCTGATGTGGAAGCCATGCTGGACACCTTGGGTATGGATTCCATTGACTCAGGAGACCTGACCGACCTGCTGGCAGGTGAAGAAGCCGTTCCCGGTAGTGAATCCTTTGATGAGTTTGCCCGTGAAAATCCCCTCTTTGCCTATCTGAATCCTGCCTTTATGCAGGACGAATCAGGACAGATGTTCCCGGGTCAGGGTCCAGTGGTTGGTTATGCGGCCATTCAAGATACTGCAAGGGTTAACAACCTGATCAAGCAAGCTCGCGACAGGGGAATTATTCCCCGCAACATGATGTTGCTATGGAATGTGAAACCCGTGCGCGACAATGAAAACGTCCACGAACTTGTGGCCATCAGGCAATCCTCACGCGATGGAGCCGCTCCCCTGACGGGTGACGTCATTGTTGACGCCCGCCAGGATTATAGCCCCACAGGCCAGATTGAGATTTCAATGACCATGAACAGCGATGGGGCCCGCACTTGGCGCAGGCTCACGGCCGACAACATTGGTAAGGCTATAGCGATCGTTCTGGATGATTATGTATATTCCTTCCCGGTAGTTTCAAATGAAATTTCTGGTGGTCGTTCCTCGATCACCGGGCAGTTTACTGTGGCAGAAGCACAAGACCTTGCCAACATCCTCAGGGCTGGTTCTCTTCCTGCTCCCGCTCACATTGTGGAAGAAGCTATAGTAGGTCCCTCACTGGGTCGTGAAGCCATAAACAGTGGCTTTATCAGCTTTTTGCTCGCTTTTGTGATCGTACTGATTTATATGGGGATCTACTACAGCCGCGCCGGTTTGGTTGCCGACCTCGCCCTTGTAGCCAACATATTCTTTATTTTTGGTGTACTGGCTTCACTGGGTGCCGTGCTGACCTTGCCTGGTATCGCCGGTATCGTGCTTACCCTTGGTATGGCTGTGGATGCCAACGTGATCATTTACGAACGTATCCTCGAAGAGCTTCGGGCGGGAAAAGGCCAGAAACTGGCTATATCCGATGGTTACAAAAATGCCTATTCAGCCATCGTCGATGGTAACGTAACCACCCTGTTAACCGGTATCGTGTTAT
Coding sequences:
- a CDS encoding 2-oxoacid:acceptor oxidoreductase family protein gives rise to the protein MTEEIIIAGFGGQGVLSMGQILCYSGVMQGKEVSWMPSYGPEMRGGTANCTAIISDDSISSPVLNAFDTAIVLNQPSMDKFEDSVKPGGLLIYERNGMTRKPRRKDINVWAIGAYDESLKMNNVKVFNMIVLGGFLKIKPIIEMENVIKGLKKVLPERYHHLIPLNEEAIKRGMDIISHENKV
- a CDS encoding retropepsin-like aspartic protease, coding for MEIPVRIVEIDQLGYHLLIEGRVNDLKANVLIDTGASRTVIDLNRLNHFFKDPLTREYDKSCAGLGSGQITSYVTVLHSLQLGHKVMKDVEIVAIDLASINTNYAIYDLPRIDMVLGSDLLLKMDACIDYRARKLSLRT
- the secDF gene encoding protein translocase subunit SecDF, with translation MQNKGLIRFFAIALALVCLYQLSFSFITRKVERDATNYAQQERFVNQAQELAGGDEIMFGYLRDSITRSQERFYLDSMMNETVYNIGVVKYDYREVKERELNLGLDLKGGMNVTLEISVSDIVNALSGYSADVTFQMAMEKAKEAQRTSREDFVSLFGRAFEETDPNASLAAIFSTVEMRDRIGFNSTNEEVLNVLRTEVEAAVDRSFQILRTRIDRFGVAQPNIQKLQTSGRILVELPGIKEPERVRRLLQGTARLEFWETYEFSEVYQYFMDANERLRGTEAEDTLQTEETVVETAPVEEPGSALESDVEAMLDTLGMDSIDSGDLTDLLAGEEAVPGSESFDEFARENPLFAYLNPAFMQDESGQMFPGQGPVVGYAAIQDTARVNNLIKQARDRGIIPRNMMLLWNVKPVRDNENVHELVAIRQSSRDGAAPLTGDVIVDARQDYSPTGQIEISMTMNSDGARTWRRLTADNIGKAIAIVLDDYVYSFPVVSNEISGGRSSITGQFTVAEAQDLANILRAGSLPAPAHIVEEAIVGPSLGREAINSGFISFLLAFVIVLIYMGIYYSRAGLVADLALVANIFFIFGVLASLGAVLTLPGIAGIVLTLGMAVDANVIIYERILEELRAGKGQKLAISDGYKNAYSAIVDGNVTTLLTGIVLYIFGSGPVQGFATTLIIGIISSLFTAIFISRLIFSHWIEHNVNIHFDTKLSKDMLTKVNFDFIGVRKKFYILSAVVIIIGLGSLTLRGFSYGVDFSGGRSYVVRFDQEVNTLDIRASLQDVLGETPEVKTFGPNTQVKITTRFMIDNDSAEADSIAERKIYDGLAEFFNSPVTYDEFTSDDDAKVIGRLSSQKVGPTVARDIKIGAVISVIIALIIIFIYIAIRFNKWQFGVGGLVSLAHDSIIVISLYSLLHNIVPWTMEVDQTFIAAILTIIGYSINDTVVIFDRVRENMTLFPKRDIKTNMNLALNSTLSRTFNTSGTTLAVLLIIFLFGGEVIRGFSFALLIGIAVGTYSSLFNATPVAYDLLMRRKDKKKH